DNA from Micromonospora nigra:
ATGGCAGCCGTCCGGGCCCTGCTCGACGCCCGCCGCGTCTGCGCGGACGTGGAAGCTCGCTTCTGCCTGGTCAACGTCACCCCCGAGGTGTACGACCCGCTGTGCCGCATCGGGCTCGACCGGCTGCTCGACATCCGGCCGGCAACGCTTCCTCCTGCCGCCGGTGGCACAGCCGCTCCGGCGGCTACCGCGGACGGCCGTCCCACCGGCGGCCGCCCCAAGGGCTCGGTCGAGGCCGTCCGGCACCTGGACGTCGCAGCGGCGCGGCGGCAACGGCTCGCCGCTCCGACCCGAGCACCTGGCGTGGCCCGACAGGCGTTCGACGTCTGCCGGGGCCGGCCGAGCCAGTACCGCCCACGGGACCGGAGCCGGGCGTGGCGGCCGGCGAACCGGTCGCCACGCGTCGTCACGACTCGTCACCGGATGCCTGGCGGACGGTCACCTCCTGGGTTGCCGAGGCGATGGTGATGCCGGCCTTCTCCAGCCGGTGCAGGACCGTGCGGGTCACCGTGTCCTTGACGGCACGCGCTTCCCGGACCGGTACGACGAATCGCGCGGACAGCTCGATCCAGTTGTCGGTGGCCCGGACGAACACCCGAGGGTCGACCTCGGTGCGGCCGACCGGGTAGCGGCGGCGCATCTGCTCGATGGCCTGCCGTGCGCCCAGCGACGACGATGCCCGCTGCGCCTCCTCGCGGAGGATCCGCTCCGCCTGCTGCCAGTCGTCGCGGTAGGAGATCGTCAGCGTCAGCTCCTCCCACAGGTACTGCATCGTGGCGGTGCTGTTGTAGACGGGTTCGCTGAACACCGCCTTGTTGGAGATCGAGACGGTGCGGCCGGTGTACTGCCGGCCCCGTACCCACGAGCTGTCGTCGCTACCGGAGCCGATCTCCAGCACGGTGGTGCGCAGCGGCGTGATGTCGAGGACGTCGCCCCGGACGCCGCCCATCTGGATCCGGTCGCCCACCCGGAACTGCCGACTGGTCATGATGCTGACCCAGCCCGCCAGGGCACCGATCACCTCCTGCATGGCGAAGGCGAGGCCGGCGGCGACGAACCCGAGCACGACGCCGATCCTGCCGGCGAACGGACGCCACAACACGGCCAGTGCCACCAGCAGGATCAGGACGGTGGCGTAGTGGGTCGCCTTGCGTACGTAGTAGCGGGCGTACGCGTCGGTCACCCGCCAGCCGGCCAGCCGAGCTGCCGCCGAACCGACGAGTATCGCAACCACGACCAGCATCGCCGTGGTGACGAGCCGGCCGCCGACACTGCTGTTGTCCCGCACCAGATCGAGAAACGCGTCCATCCGGTGGTGCTTCCCCACCGCGGGCCGGCCGAAGCGCGCCCACTCCATCCGATGGCACCGCTCGTCCTGCCACGAGTCGTAGCGGGCGGACCTGTC
Protein-coding regions in this window:
- a CDS encoding mechanosensitive ion channel family protein; the protein is MDAFLDLVRDNSSVGGRLVTTAMLVVVAILVGSAAARLAGWRVTDAYARYYVRKATHYATVLILLVALAVLWRPFAGRIGVVLGFVAAGLAFAMQEVIGALAGWVSIMTSRQFRVGDRIQMGGVRGDVLDITPLRTTVLEIGSGSDDSSWVRGRQYTGRTVSISNKAVFSEPVYNSTATMQYLWEELTLTISYRDDWQQAERILREEAQRASSSLGARQAIEQMRRRYPVGRTEVDPRVFVRATDNWIELSARFVVPVREARAVKDTVTRTVLHRLEKAGITIASATQEVTVRQASGDES